Proteins from one Leptospira wolffii serovar Khorat str. Khorat-H2 genomic window:
- the aroA gene encoding 3-phosphoshikimate 1-carboxyvinyltransferase, with translation MIPRILRTSGREIEVPGDKSLSHRSVLFSVLAKGRTRVTGFLEAEDPINTMKAFSLLGLQTKKIGSKEYIFTSPGKSGLHSPQKELDFGNAGTGIRLSAGLLCGLSGIKARLTGDHSLQKRPMSRIIKPLTAMGASIQGKEDKAPLEIEGKKLSPFVYKSPIASAQVKSCLMLAAMASETSLEYEEDILSRDHTENMFRFLGNKIEYKNPLHFKIEPPYIFEARDFQVPGDISSAAFFLVLGVLLKEGSILVKNVGLNPSRIGILKALEAMGGKIVVHNRRIECGEPVGDLEAVSSNLRFSEIPEEWIPSLIDEIPILTIAGLFSQGGFSIRNAEELRAKESDRILAMVENLRSLGILVHEYADGYEIPEQGSNGISSEAGAWLSGKGGKILTKMDHRIAMSFMILRAVSGLPLSLDETSWIETSFPGFESLLEGIAG, from the coding sequence ATGATTCCAAGAATCCTTAGAACTTCCGGCCGGGAGATCGAAGTCCCCGGCGATAAATCTCTCTCCCACCGTTCCGTCTTATTCTCCGTTCTTGCCAAGGGTCGCACCAGGGTAACCGGATTTTTGGAAGCGGAAGATCCCATCAATACCATGAAGGCGTTTTCCCTGCTCGGTTTGCAGACCAAGAAGATCGGTTCGAAGGAATATATTTTTACGAGTCCCGGAAAATCGGGCTTACATTCTCCGCAAAAAGAATTGGATTTCGGAAATGCAGGCACTGGGATTCGTCTCTCCGCAGGGCTTTTGTGCGGGTTGTCCGGAATCAAGGCCAGACTTACCGGGGACCATTCTCTCCAAAAGCGTCCCATGTCTCGTATTATAAAACCTTTAACCGCAATGGGAGCTTCCATCCAAGGAAAAGAAGATAAGGCTCCTTTGGAAATCGAAGGTAAAAAACTTTCTCCTTTCGTTTACAAGAGTCCCATCGCTTCCGCCCAGGTGAAGTCCTGTCTCATGCTCGCTGCGATGGCTTCCGAAACCTCCTTGGAATACGAAGAAGACATTCTTTCCAGAGACCATACGGAGAATATGTTTCGCTTTCTAGGGAACAAAATCGAATACAAGAATCCGCTTCACTTTAAGATAGAACCTCCTTATATTTTCGAAGCCCGGGATTTCCAGGTTCCGGGAGATATTTCCTCAGCGGCTTTCTTTTTAGTGCTGGGAGTTCTTTTGAAAGAAGGTTCGATTCTTGTGAAGAATGTTGGCCTCAATCCTTCCAGGATCGGAATCCTAAAAGCCCTGGAAGCTATGGGCGGAAAAATCGTCGTTCATAACCGACGTATAGAATGTGGAGAACCCGTAGGGGATCTGGAAGCGGTGTCTTCTAATTTACGTTTTTCTGAAATACCCGAGGAATGGATTCCTTCTCTCATAGACGAGATTCCCATTCTTACGATTGCGGGTCTATTCTCCCAAGGAGGGTTCTCCATTCGAAATGCGGAGGAACTCCGAGCCAAGGAATCGGATCGGATTCTCGCCATGGTGGAAAACCTCAGAAGTCTCGGGATCCTTGTACACGAATATGCCGACGGGTATGAAATTCCGGAACAAGGTTCTAACGGGATTTCTTCCGAGGCCGGGGCCTGGCTTTCCGGTAAAGGCGGAAAGATCCTCACAAAAATGGATCATAGGATTGCGATGAGCTTCATGATTCTAAGAGCCGTTTCCGGACTTCCTCTTTCCTTGGATGAAACCTCTTGGATAGAGACTTCCTTTCCGGGTTTCGAATCTCTTTTGGAAGGGATCGCAGGATGA
- a CDS encoding prephenate dehydrogenase, translating into MRLEFRRVLIYGLGMMGASLSLALKKKSPDTEVVGVVGSPSSKEKGIQLGSADQIFTAEEFRASQKLESYDLVVFGVPVDKTVDLIRELPSHFQGLLTDMGSTKLEIVRAVESVLGEGHHYISSHPMCGSEESGLEFANPDLYENRLCILTRPKGASSTAYARVEDFWKFLGMWTTEIPAEDHDRILSYVSHVPHLISSLMTNWVWENECVRKFTDGSPVALTGGGFRDMTRIAGSNPKMWSAIFSSNQEEIFNALTDYRNRLDVLLSELDPKKPLDPAHWESFMERSRKDRDSILKKRNDSKNP; encoded by the coding sequence GTGAGACTGGAATTTCGTCGCGTACTGATTTACGGTCTGGGGATGATGGGAGCCTCCTTGTCTTTGGCTCTCAAGAAAAAATCTCCGGATACGGAAGTGGTGGGAGTCGTTGGATCTCCTTCCAGTAAGGAGAAGGGTATCCAGTTGGGATCTGCGGATCAGATCTTCACTGCGGAAGAATTCCGTGCCTCCCAAAAACTGGAATCCTACGATCTAGTGGTATTCGGCGTACCCGTGGATAAAACCGTGGATCTGATCCGGGAACTGCCATCCCATTTTCAGGGACTTCTTACGGATATGGGGTCCACCAAACTCGAAATCGTAAGAGCAGTGGAATCCGTCCTAGGAGAAGGCCATCATTATATTTCCTCTCACCCAATGTGCGGCTCGGAAGAATCCGGATTGGAATTCGCAAACCCCGATCTTTACGAAAACCGTCTTTGTATTTTGACCAGACCCAAGGGAGCCTCTTCCACCGCATATGCCAGAGTGGAGGATTTCTGGAAATTCTTAGGGATGTGGACGACGGAAATTCCCGCCGAGGATCATGACCGTATTCTTTCCTATGTTTCTCATGTTCCTCATTTGATCTCTTCTCTTATGACCAATTGGGTCTGGGAAAACGAATGCGTTCGAAAATTCACCGACGGTTCTCCCGTGGCTCTAACCGGAGGCGGATTCCGGGACATGACCCGAATTGCAGGCTCCAATCCTAAGATGTGGTCCGCGATTTTTTCCTCCAACCAAGAGGAGATTTTCAATGCGCTTACCGACTATCGGAATAGATTGGATGTACTCCTTTCCGAATTGGATCCTAAAAAGCCGCTGGACCCGGCACATTGGGAATCCTTCATGGAAAGATCCCGAAAAGACCGGGATTCCATTTTAAAGAAAAGAAATGATTCCAAGAATCCTTAG
- the pheA gene encoding prephenate dehydratase, producing the protein MAKNNDRLKEFRDKIDSLDKEIVKAIQARAEIASSIGEIKRENNEPIYRPDREKDVYEKILSLNGGPLPDKVLVAIYREIMSGSFSVEKGLSVGYLGPEGSFSHQAVRARFGTSVEASEFPSIPEVFRAVETDKADYGVVPVENSSEGLVNSTLDQFLVSDLNIYSEIYLKIHLNLLGFEHDLSKIKTLYGIKIANSQCRNWIAANLPHVEVSETPSTSRAASIVAEKKEACAAVASSIAAEIYGLDIVRESIEDMSDNTTRFLIIGKNQCPPTGNDKTSVVFSIPDKPGSLYKVLKPFFDKEINLTKVESRPTRRTSWEYNFFIDFHGHKKDPIIEDVLNTLKENTIYLRILGSYPISPANP; encoded by the coding sequence ATGGCCAAGAATAACGACAGGTTAAAGGAATTCCGGGACAAGATAGATTCCCTGGACAAAGAAATCGTCAAGGCGATCCAAGCCAGGGCGGAGATTGCGTCTTCTATCGGAGAGATCAAAAGGGAAAATAACGAGCCCATCTATCGCCCCGACAGAGAAAAGGACGTATACGAAAAGATCCTGAGTCTAAACGGCGGGCCTCTTCCCGACAAGGTTCTCGTCGCGATTTATAGAGAAATCATGTCAGGCTCTTTCTCCGTAGAAAAAGGGCTCTCCGTAGGATACCTAGGGCCGGAAGGTTCTTTTTCCCACCAAGCGGTGCGTGCCAGATTCGGAACTTCCGTCGAAGCTTCCGAGTTTCCTTCCATTCCCGAAGTTTTTCGTGCAGTGGAAACGGATAAGGCGGATTACGGTGTGGTTCCCGTGGAAAATTCTTCCGAAGGTCTCGTGAATTCCACTCTGGATCAGTTTCTAGTCTCCGACCTAAATATTTACTCCGAAATCTATCTCAAGATCCATTTGAACCTCTTGGGTTTCGAACACGATCTATCCAAAATCAAGACATTGTACGGTATCAAGATCGCCAATTCTCAATGTAGGAATTGGATCGCAGCCAATCTTCCCCATGTGGAAGTTTCGGAAACTCCTTCCACTTCTCGTGCGGCGAGTATCGTCGCGGAAAAAAAGGAGGCCTGCGCGGCGGTCGCTTCTTCTATCGCTGCGGAGATCTACGGTCTGGATATAGTCCGCGAATCCATCGAAGACATGTCGGATAATACCACCCGGTTTTTGATCATCGGTAAAAACCAGTGCCCTCCTACCGGAAACGATAAGACGTCGGTGGTTTTCTCCATTCCGGATAAGCCTGGATCACTTTATAAAGTTCTAAAGCCTTTCTTCGACAAGGAGATCAACTTAACCAAGGTGGAATCCAGGCCGACTCGCAGAACTTCCTGGGAGTATAATTTCTTCATCGATTTTCACGGTCACAAAAAGGATCCGATTATCGAGGATGTCCTAAACACCCTGAAGGAAAACACAATCTATCTGAGGATCTTGGGATCGTATCCGATCTCTCCCGCGAATCCGTGA